A genomic stretch from Bacteroidota bacterium includes:
- a CDS encoding prolyl oligopeptidase family serine peptidase, with translation MTKKLPLLLLLFTAFHGSIAASPTTDGTYGIVIEGYDWGPAVSKVMLSLNEPVKTVNWRNYEVLVQRSSDCDNIPASQQLGSRRVINGYVSNGAGNRLAEGNHVTLVLAVAPNLPIGSPMQYSQAKGCPGNAWVDYKMTIRDESSGLIWNREVNRIMPIIDRFDLSGKFSDGNGTTLTYAAYSPETNNEKPPLLIWLHGGGEGGTDPSIPLVANRAANYASDEIQAIMGGAFVLVPQTPTRWMDSGEGTTWGEIDDIYFKALQNLIEMYIAQNPSIDRDRIYVGGCSNGGYMTIKLLIEYPDFYAAAFPSALAFSNEYLTDAQIERIKEIPMWFIHSKDDTVTDPEQTVVPVYNRLKAAGASDVYFSYYDHVVDITGFFGGSGFHYNGHLSWIYGHANVARHDYDGSLVEIDGRAVTIMEWLAAQSR, from the coding sequence ATGACAAAGAAACTCCCACTTCTCCTTCTCCTCTTCACAGCCTTTCACGGCTCCATTGCTGCCTCCCCAACGACAGACGGCACATACGGTATCGTCATAGAAGGCTACGACTGGGGGCCGGCGGTGAGCAAAGTCATGCTGTCGCTGAACGAACCCGTCAAGACGGTCAACTGGCGCAACTACGAGGTCCTGGTACAACGGTCGTCAGATTGCGATAACATCCCCGCCAGTCAGCAGCTGGGTAGCCGGCGTGTGATCAACGGGTATGTATCGAATGGAGCCGGCAACCGGTTAGCTGAAGGCAATCATGTCACGCTCGTGTTAGCCGTGGCACCCAATCTACCCATCGGCTCACCCATGCAGTACTCGCAGGCGAAAGGCTGCCCCGGCAACGCCTGGGTAGACTACAAAATGACCATCAGGGATGAATCGAGCGGCTTGATCTGGAACAGGGAAGTGAACAGAATCATGCCCATCATTGATCGTTTTGATCTCTCTGGAAAGTTCTCAGATGGCAACGGCACAACCCTCACCTACGCAGCATACAGTCCGGAAACCAACAACGAAAAACCGCCCCTCCTGATCTGGCTGCATGGCGGCGGTGAAGGCGGAACAGATCCGTCCATTCCCTTGGTGGCCAACCGTGCTGCCAATTATGCATCCGACGAAATACAGGCGATTATGGGCGGCGCTTTTGTACTGGTTCCACAAACACCTACGCGCTGGATGGACAGCGGCGAGGGCACAACCTGGGGCGAGATTGACGATATTTACTTTAAGGCGCTCCAAAACCTGATTGAAATGTACATCGCTCAAAACCCATCCATAGATCGAGATCGGATTTATGTAGGCGGCTGCTCCAATGGCGGCTATATGACCATCAAACTGTTAATCGAGTATCCCGACTTCTACGCAGCCGCGTTCCCAAGCGCGCTAGCCTTTTCGAATGAGTACCTGACAGATGCACAGATTGAGCGGATTAAAGAAATCCCTATGTGGTTTATCCACTCAAAAGATGATACGGTTACCGATCCAGAGCAAACGGTGGTGCCGGTATACAATCGGTTGAAAGCTGCCGGCGCATCCGACGTGTACTTCTCTTACTACGACCACGTGGTAGACATCACCGGCTTCTTTGGCGGTTCCGGCTTCCACTACAACGGCCACTTGAGCTGGATCTACGGCCACGCGAACGTTGCCCGGCATGACTACGACGGTAGCTTGGTCGAGATCGATGGGAGGGCTGTGACGATTATGGAATGGTTGGCTGCGCAGTCGCGGTGA
- a CDS encoding thioredoxin family protein yields the protein MRLFIPLLISLFTLVASPVLAQDEAVEDSSPYSSARLISEVTSIQPGVPFTLGLHLEMDPGWHSYWLNPGDSGEPTEIVWDLPATFSTDAIQWPIPHKIDLPPLRTYGYENEVTLLTAITPPADLATGSKIEITATVYWLICEEICLPAEEAVSIQLPVEAATPTSSADAPLFNTARNQLPVSDESWDVAATSTTGSYVLRVVPPSAFEGNWEDVHFFSSAQSVVEHAAPQPVTRDGNAYLIGLQQSEYAGGLTEQLTGVLINKSADNTLALAVDIPVQDQQGFAAAAAEPATQALLPLLLLALAGGLLLNLMPCVFPVLSLKVLGFAQQTDSSPTDIRKHGWFFAFGVVASFWVLAGLLLALRAAGSQVGWGFQLQSPLFIAGMTALFFVIGLNLLGVFEIGLFTTRLGNLSRGSGHQRAFFDGILATLVATPCTAPFMGAALGAAIVLPTAEGLLIFTALGIGMALPYVLLSNMPNLVKRLPKPGAWMETLKQVLAFPMLATAIWLIWVFGKQTGTDGITLLLLGLLLLGAACWVLGKWPAIQISTRTRLWSRAGASALTLLAMAAVFTGAASQADLTSVETASVKSGWQPFSVTAVAALREQGQPVFIDFTAAWCLTCQVNKRTTLNATAVQDAFRKKGVTIFQADWTNEDPEITQALEALGRNGVPVYALYTGKNAAPVLLPEILNESIILDALSALPDRAGASL from the coding sequence ATGCGATTGTTTATCCCACTCCTGATCAGTCTTTTCACCCTCGTGGCTTCGCCTGTATTGGCCCAGGATGAGGCAGTTGAGGACAGCAGTCCGTACAGCAGCGCACGCCTCATTTCAGAAGTGACATCGATCCAGCCCGGGGTGCCGTTTACGCTGGGCCTTCACCTGGAAATGGATCCGGGCTGGCACAGCTACTGGCTGAACCCTGGTGATTCGGGGGAGCCGACTGAAATTGTATGGGATTTGCCGGCAACGTTTAGCACTGATGCCATCCAGTGGCCTATTCCCCACAAAATTGACCTGCCCCCGCTGCGCACGTATGGCTATGAAAACGAGGTGACACTCCTGACAGCCATCACCCCGCCAGCAGACCTGGCGACGGGAAGTAAGATCGAAATTACAGCGACAGTCTACTGGCTGATTTGCGAAGAAATCTGCTTACCGGCAGAGGAAGCCGTCTCTATCCAGTTGCCCGTTGAAGCGGCAACGCCTACATCAAGTGCTGACGCCCCGCTTTTTAACACAGCACGCAACCAACTGCCCGTTTCCGATGAAAGCTGGGACGTAGCAGCAACCAGCACAACTGGAAGCTATGTGCTCCGCGTTGTGCCGCCTTCAGCCTTTGAGGGAAATTGGGAAGATGTTCACTTTTTCTCAAGCGCACAAAGCGTTGTAGAACATGCTGCTCCGCAACCTGTCACGCGCGATGGCAATGCTTACCTGATTGGTCTGCAGCAGTCTGAATATGCCGGCGGATTAACTGAACAGCTGACGGGTGTGTTGATCAACAAATCAGCCGACAACACGCTGGCCCTCGCCGTTGATATCCCGGTGCAGGACCAGCAAGGATTTGCAGCCGCTGCTGCTGAGCCGGCAACACAAGCGTTGCTGCCTTTACTATTGCTCGCCCTGGCCGGCGGTCTGCTGCTAAACCTGATGCCCTGTGTCTTTCCTGTACTGTCGCTCAAAGTGCTCGGCTTTGCCCAGCAAACAGACAGTAGTCCCACAGACATCCGCAAACATGGGTGGTTCTTTGCCTTTGGGGTGGTAGCTTCTTTTTGGGTGCTCGCCGGACTCCTGCTTGCGCTCCGCGCTGCCGGCAGTCAGGTCGGTTGGGGATTCCAGTTGCAATCGCCGTTGTTTATTGCCGGCATGACAGCCCTCTTTTTTGTTATCGGACTCAACCTGCTGGGCGTATTTGAAATTGGCCTCTTCACAACCAGACTTGGCAACCTGTCTCGCGGCAGCGGTCACCAGCGTGCCTTTTTTGACGGCATACTTGCCACCCTCGTTGCTACCCCCTGCACGGCACCGTTTATGGGTGCGGCATTGGGTGCTGCCATCGTTTTACCTACTGCGGAAGGGCTGCTCATCTTTACCGCACTGGGCATCGGTATGGCCTTGCCTTACGTGTTGCTATCTAACATGCCCAACCTGGTGAAGCGCCTCCCAAAACCCGGCGCCTGGATGGAAACGCTCAAGCAAGTGCTCGCTTTTCCAATGCTGGCAACGGCCATCTGGCTCATCTGGGTTTTTGGCAAACAGACGGGCACGGATGGCATTACGCTGTTGCTGCTGGGCCTGCTCTTGCTCGGGGCAGCCTGTTGGGTGCTTGGCAAATGGCCGGCCATTCAAATATCAACGCGTACCCGGCTGTGGTCGCGCGCTGGCGCATCAGCCCTCACCCTGCTCGCTATGGCCGCTGTATTTACCGGTGCCGCCAGCCAGGCAGATTTGACATCAGTTGAAACAGCCAGCGTAAAATCGGGCTGGCAACCCTTCTCTGTAACTGCGGTTGCCGCATTGCGCGAACAGGGTCAACCGGTGTTCATCGACTTTACGGCAGCGTGGTGCCTGACCTGTCAGGTAAACAAACGCACCACGCTAAACGCCACTGCGGTGCAGGATGCATTTCGCAAAAAAGGCGTGACGATTTTTCAGGCCGACTGGACCAACGAAGACCCTGAAATTACACAGGCCCTCGAAGCACTTGGCCGAAATGGCGTCCCGGTGTATGCGCTTTACACAGGTAAAAACGCGGCCCCAGTGCTGCTTCCCGAAATTTTGAACGAATCCATTATTCTCGACGCGCTCTCAGCACTCCCGGATCGTGCCGGCGCGTCACTTTAA
- a CDS encoding intradiol ring-cleavage dioxygenase: protein MKKLTRRQVVLGIGAAGAGAALAPLALREKQVAAISPSALPSCTVTPQQTEGPFYFDTKMIRQDITEGRPGTVLDLKLKVVDEACEPVRDAVVDIWSCDAGGIYSGYETVYTKDGEFKEQRGRPMDRSKPENKDRPRFHQEPNNDKTYLRGAQVTDAKGEVAFKTIYPGWYPGRATHIHIKVYLENNEVFTSQLYFPEEVNEAVYGAEAYSTKSGNRTMNADDGIFKRQGKRGPIAEMTKVEGGYVGTLTFGIERA from the coding sequence ATGAAAAAGCTAACGCGTAGACAAGTTGTACTGGGTATTGGTGCTGCCGGCGCTGGTGCTGCCCTTGCACCGCTCGCGCTGCGAGAAAAACAAGTAGCAGCCATCTCCCCTTCTGCGTTACCATCCTGCACGGTAACACCGCAACAAACAGAAGGGCCGTTCTACTTCGACACCAAGATGATCCGGCAGGACATCACCGAGGGCCGGCCCGGTACTGTGCTGGATCTGAAACTCAAAGTTGTAGATGAAGCCTGCGAGCCTGTTCGGGATGCGGTAGTGGATATTTGGAGCTGCGATGCTGGCGGTATTTATTCAGGTTATGAAACCGTCTATACCAAAGACGGCGAGTTCAAGGAGCAGCGTGGCCGCCCTATGGATCGATCAAAACCGGAAAACAAAGACCGTCCGCGTTTCCATCAGGAGCCGAACAACGACAAAACGTACCTGCGGGGTGCCCAGGTGACTGATGCCAAAGGCGAGGTCGCCTTCAAAACTATTTATCCTGGTTGGTACCCAGGGCGTGCTACCCACATCCACATCAAAGTATATCTAGAAAACAACGAAGTATTTACGAGTCAGCTTTACTTCCCGGAAGAAGTAAACGAAGCCGTCTATGGAGCCGAGGCATATAGCACCAAAAGTGGCAACCGTACCATGAATGCTGACGACGGCATCTTCAAACGACAAGGCAAACGTGGCCCCATCGCGGAAATGACCAAAGTGGAAGGGGGCTACGTTGGTACGCTGACCTTTGGCATTGAGCGCGCTTAG
- a CDS encoding glycine betaine ABC transporter substrate-binding protein, whose amino-acid sequence MGNRCLIGLFFCFAWALPAFGQSTITVGSKSFTESVILGEIATQLLANNALPATHRAQLGGTAILWNGLQAGEIDIYPDYTGTLIQDVLAQENIANYDALKASLANRGISITRPLGFNNTYAIGMRTDRATQLGITQISDLINHPELVGGFSNEFMDREDGWPGLQGAYGLPQQNVRGLVHDLAYRALESGEIDMMDLYSTDAEIAYYGLTVLEDDRQFFPDYQAVLLYRDDLEDRFPGAEARLKKLEHLIDEAGMTALNARSKLDKNPEAVVAADFLNETFFQDNQIAVSQATRWERIWQYTREHLYLVLISLFAAILLAIPLGIIAARYEQIGRVILGIVGVIYTIPSLALLVFMIPLLGIGGPPAMVALFLYSLLPIVRNTHAGLTDIPQPLIESAHALGLSPSTKLLKVELPLASRSILAGIKTSAIINIGTATLGALIGAGGYGQPILTGIRLDDTALILEGAIPAAVLAIVAQAFFDSLEKVVIPKGLRV is encoded by the coding sequence ATGGGTAATCGCTGCTTAATCGGACTCTTCTTCTGTTTTGCGTGGGCCCTTCCGGCCTTTGGGCAATCCACCATTACGGTTGGCTCCAAGTCGTTTACCGAATCCGTTATCCTCGGAGAGATTGCAACACAGTTGCTCGCCAACAACGCGTTACCGGCAACACACCGTGCGCAACTTGGCGGGACTGCAATTTTGTGGAACGGACTCCAGGCCGGCGAAATTGACATCTACCCGGACTACACCGGCACCCTCATCCAGGATGTACTCGCCCAGGAAAACATAGCCAACTACGATGCGCTCAAGGCTTCCCTAGCCAACCGCGGCATAAGCATTACCCGTCCGCTTGGATTCAACAATACCTACGCCATTGGGATGCGCACTGATCGGGCAACCCAGCTTGGTATCACGCAGATTTCAGACCTGATCAATCATCCTGAACTCGTCGGCGGATTTTCAAATGAGTTTATGGATCGGGAAGATGGATGGCCGGGGCTGCAAGGTGCATACGGACTGCCCCAGCAAAACGTCCGCGGCCTCGTACACGACCTTGCCTACCGGGCGCTGGAGTCTGGCGAAATCGATATGATGGACCTGTACTCCACAGATGCAGAGATTGCGTACTACGGACTCACTGTTTTGGAAGATGATCGGCAGTTCTTCCCAGATTACCAGGCGGTCCTGCTCTATCGTGATGATCTGGAGGACCGCTTCCCCGGCGCGGAAGCACGTTTAAAGAAACTTGAGCATCTGATCGATGAAGCAGGCATGACCGCGCTCAACGCCCGGTCAAAACTCGACAAAAATCCAGAAGCCGTTGTCGCAGCCGATTTCCTCAACGAGACCTTTTTCCAGGACAACCAGATTGCAGTATCTCAAGCTACACGCTGGGAGCGTATCTGGCAATATACCCGCGAACACCTCTATCTGGTGCTAATTTCCCTTTTCGCAGCCATTTTACTTGCCATCCCGCTGGGCATTATTGCCGCGCGATATGAACAGATTGGCCGAGTGATCCTGGGGATTGTGGGTGTAATTTATACCATCCCGTCGCTGGCGCTTCTGGTTTTTATGATTCCACTGCTAGGAATTGGGGGGCCGCCGGCCATGGTTGCACTTTTCCTGTACAGTCTGCTGCCCATTGTCCGAAACACACACGCCGGCCTGACCGATATCCCGCAACCGCTTATTGAGTCGGCTCACGCCCTCGGCCTCTCTCCTTCCACAAAGCTGCTTAAAGTTGAGTTGCCGCTGGCCTCGCGCTCCATTCTTGCCGGCATCAAAACTTCTGCCATCATCAACATTGGAACGGCCACACTGGGTGCGCTGATTGGCGCCGGCGGTTATGGACAACCCATTCTCACTGGCATTCGACTTGATGATACCGCGCTCATTCTTGAAGGCGCCATCCCGGCTGCAGTGCTAGCCATCGTTGCGCAGGCATTTTTTGACAGCCTCGAGAAGGTTGTGATTCCTAAAGGGCTGCGCGTCTGA
- a CDS encoding thioredoxin family protein, with protein sequence MKTHTQFLPIALLAFAAVLFVGFYAPASNTADDATIGAAAPAFILPGTDGESYTLADFEGKFVVLEWLNFGCPYVKRHYNSGNMPELQQAYKDKDVVWLSIVSSSPGKQGYYEADGMNMQNEKFGGQQTAILLDPSGDVGRLYGAKTTPHMYIINPEGTLIYKGGIDDKPRARENETKTANNYVRAALEEAMNGQEVSVATARPYGCSVNYYLSVEFGVRSVVG encoded by the coding sequence ATGAAAACACATACCCAATTCTTACCTATTGCACTGCTTGCTTTTGCTGCGGTACTTTTTGTGGGCTTCTATGCGCCTGCATCGAACACAGCAGATGACGCAACAATTGGCGCAGCTGCGCCGGCCTTTATCCTCCCCGGTACCGATGGTGAATCGTACACGCTTGCAGACTTCGAAGGCAAGTTTGTTGTACTCGAATGGCTGAACTTTGGCTGCCCATACGTGAAACGTCACTACAACTCGGGCAACATGCCAGAGCTCCAGCAAGCGTATAAAGACAAAGATGTTGTGTGGCTTTCAATTGTCTCTTCTTCCCCAGGCAAACAGGGTTATTACGAAGCTGACGGTATGAACATGCAGAACGAAAAGTTTGGCGGCCAGCAAACGGCCATTCTGCTCGACCCATCAGGTGACGTCGGCCGGCTCTACGGCGCCAAAACCACACCGCACATGTACATCATCAATCCGGAAGGCACCCTGATCTACAAAGGCGGCATCGACGACAAGCCACGCGCCCGCGAGAATGAAACCAAAACGGCCAACAACTACGTCCGCGCCGCATTAGAAGAAGCAATGAACGGGCAGGAAGTGTCTGTTGCCACTGCGCGGCCGTATGGGTGCTCGGTTAATTATTATTTGAGTGTGGAGTTTGGAGTGCGGAGTGTTGTGGGGTGA
- a CDS encoding DoxX family protein → MIWDNLYKYRDHGLLIFRLGFGLGFLFFHGWGKLMGGPESWAGLGSTLEMFGIGFGHTFFGFLAAFAESVGGVMIAAGLFYRPIVALLAGTMLVATLRHAISGEGTPAHAFKNMFVLLGLLPLGPGKYSLDAIMAKSKAEKETAAA, encoded by the coding sequence ATGATTTGGGACAACCTCTACAAGTATCGTGACCATGGCCTGCTCATCTTCAGACTTGGCTTTGGCCTCGGCTTCCTATTCTTCCACGGCTGGGGCAAACTCATGGGTGGCCCGGAAAGCTGGGCAGGCCTGGGCAGTACGCTAGAGATGTTTGGGATCGGCTTTGGCCATACTTTCTTCGGATTTTTGGCTGCCTTTGCAGAATCGGTTGGCGGGGTAATGATCGCAGCCGGCCTGTTCTATCGTCCAATAGTCGCACTGCTAGCCGGCACCATGCTGGTTGCAACACTGCGGCACGCTATTTCTGGAGAAGGAACACCAGCGCACGCGTTCAAGAATATGTTCGTCTTGCTAGGCCTACTCCCTCTTGGCCCCGGTAAATACAGCCTAGATGCCATTATGGCAAAATCGAAAGCTGAAAAAGAAACAGCTGCGGCGTGA
- a CDS encoding dienelactone hydrolase family protein: MREISKDDIKQEVYDLFDRYVHGNMDRRTFLEQLSQYAVGGLTATAILNFLSPKYAAAQQVRAGDSRLDDNYVEYKSPKGGGTIRGLLSMPAGNEAKLPGVVVVHENRGLNPHIEDVCRRAGLANFIALAPDALWPLGGYPGTDDEGRVLQRERDRGEMLEDFIAAFHYLKSHPQCSGQIGVVGFCFGGWISNMMAARVPELKAAVPFYGGQASAEEVPNINAPLLLHFAENDARVNAGWPAYEEALKAHNKVYTAHMYPGVNHGFHNDTTPRYDEAAAKLAWERTVDFFNEHLS, from the coding sequence ATGCGAGAAATTTCTAAAGACGACATCAAACAGGAAGTCTACGATCTTTTTGATCGGTACGTACACGGTAACATGGACCGCCGTACGTTTCTGGAGCAGTTGTCTCAATATGCCGTCGGCGGCCTGACAGCCACAGCGATCCTCAATTTCCTGTCGCCCAAGTACGCTGCGGCACAGCAAGTACGGGCAGGTGACAGCCGGCTCGATGATAACTATGTTGAGTACAAATCCCCCAAAGGCGGGGGTACCATACGCGGATTACTTTCTATGCCGGCCGGCAACGAGGCCAAACTGCCCGGTGTTGTGGTCGTGCATGAAAACCGCGGGTTGAATCCACATATTGAAGATGTTTGCCGGCGCGCCGGACTCGCCAATTTCATTGCACTTGCCCCCGATGCGCTTTGGCCGCTGGGTGGCTATCCGGGTACGGATGACGAAGGCCGCGTGCTACAACGCGAACGCGATCGGGGTGAAATGCTGGAAGACTTTATTGCCGCGTTCCATTACCTGAAAAGCCATCCACAGTGTAGCGGTCAGATTGGTGTGGTAGGGTTCTGTTTTGGTGGCTGGATTTCAAATATGATGGCTGCGCGCGTACCCGAACTCAAAGCAGCGGTCCCTTTTTATGGCGGCCAGGCATCGGCTGAAGAAGTGCCCAATATCAACGCCCCACTCCTGCTTCATTTTGCAGAAAACGATGCCCGCGTCAACGCAGGATGGCCGGCGTACGAAGAAGCACTGAAAGCGCACAACAAGGTGTACACAGCGCACATGTACCCGGGTGTGAACCATGGCTTCCACAACGATACGACGCCACGCTATGATGAAGCGGCAGCCAAACTGGCGTGGGAAAGAACCGTCGATTTTTTCAATGAGCACCTGAGCTAA
- a CDS encoding ATP-binding cassette domain-containing protein, with protein MIELDQVSKTYASTVALHPLSLTTTPGETTVLIGPSGCGKSTLLRLMNGLIAPTTGNVYFDSKPITRDNLQAMRYHMGYVIQDGGLFPHLSARDNVTLLATQLGWPKERQESRLRELADLVQFPFDRLDSFPGQLSGGQQQRVSLMRALMLDPDVLLLDEPLGALDPMIRANLQSDLRSIFRRLSKTVVLVTHDLHEAGYFADTILLLREGRVEQQGSFTDLIDSPATPFVEAFTNAQRTVFDG; from the coding sequence ATGATCGAACTAGACCAGGTCTCCAAGACGTACGCATCTACCGTTGCGCTGCACCCGCTGTCCCTCACCACGACACCGGGTGAAACCACGGTCCTCATCGGGCCCAGCGGCTGTGGCAAATCTACACTTCTCCGGCTGATGAACGGACTTATCGCTCCAACCACCGGCAACGTTTACTTCGACAGTAAACCCATCACCCGCGACAACCTGCAAGCCATGCGGTACCACATGGGTTATGTGATTCAGGATGGTGGCCTCTTCCCCCATCTCTCGGCACGCGACAACGTGACCCTGCTGGCAACCCAACTCGGGTGGCCCAAAGAGCGACAGGAAAGCCGGCTGCGCGAACTGGCCGACCTTGTGCAATTCCCTTTTGACCGGCTCGACAGCTTCCCCGGCCAACTCTCAGGTGGCCAGCAGCAACGCGTCAGCTTGATGCGCGCCCTGATGCTCGACCCCGACGTCCTACTCCTCGATGAACCCCTCGGCGCACTTGACCCGATGATCCGCGCCAACCTGCAATCCGATTTGCGGTCTATCTTCCGCCGGCTCAGCAAAACCGTGGTGTTGGTCACCCACGACCTGCACGAAGCCGGCTACTTTGCAGATACCATCCTGCTCCTGCGCGAAGGACGCGTTGAACAGCAGGGATCGTTTACCGACCTCATTGACTCACCCGCTACCCCTTTTGTCGAAGCTTTCACCAACGCACAACGGACGGTTTTTGATGGGTAA
- a CDS encoding PHB depolymerase family esterase translates to MKQTSFLILALLLAVGCDNSTTAPEQEMQQMETVGTITAGLTHDGLDRTYILYVPESYTGDTPVPVVFNFHGYTSNATEQMGYGDFRAIADTAGFIVVHPQGTLLDGSTHWNVGGWTLASTVDDVGFTAALLDKLIEGYNIDESRIYSTGMSNGGYMSFLLACQLSNRITAVASVTGSMTPETYSACNPQHPTPILQIHGTNDSVVPYSGAVWTRSIEDVLDYWVTHNSCDGSMKTVADLANTSTADGSTVDYITYPCSVDNAAVEHYQVAGGFHTWPGAEGPGTNQDIDASVEIWRFFSRYALPTN, encoded by the coding sequence ATGAAGCAAACCAGTTTTCTCATCCTCGCCCTTCTACTCGCAGTCGGCTGCGATAACAGTACTACTGCCCCAGAACAGGAAATGCAGCAGATGGAAACCGTAGGCACCATCACAGCAGGCCTTACCCACGACGGGCTTGACCGGACCTACATCCTCTACGTCCCCGAATCCTACACCGGAGATACCCCCGTCCCTGTTGTCTTCAACTTCCATGGCTACACCTCCAACGCGACCGAGCAAATGGGCTACGGCGATTTTCGTGCGATTGCAGACACAGCCGGCTTCATTGTCGTGCACCCGCAAGGCACTTTGCTCGATGGCAGCACGCACTGGAACGTGGGGGGCTGGACGCTGGCCAGTACAGTCGATGATGTAGGGTTCACCGCAGCGTTACTCGACAAGCTGATTGAGGGCTACAACATCGACGAAAGCCGCATCTACTCGACGGGGATGTCTAACGGCGGATACATGAGTTTCTTGCTTGCCTGTCAGCTTAGCAACCGAATTACGGCTGTGGCCTCTGTGACGGGGTCAATGACACCTGAAACCTACAGCGCCTGCAACCCGCAGCATCCAACGCCAATTTTGCAAATCCACGGTACCAATGACAGCGTGGTGCCCTACAGCGGGGCAGTGTGGACACGGTCCATTGAAGATGTGCTCGACTACTGGGTAACCCACAACAGTTGCGACGGGAGCATGAAAACTGTTGCAGATCTGGCAAATACGAGCACGGCGGATGGCAGTACTGTCGACTACATTACCTATCCCTGTAGTGTCGACAACGCCGCAGTAGAACACTATCAGGTAGCCGGCGGCTTCCATACATGGCCTGGTGCAGAAGGGCCGGGCACCAATCAGGATATTGATGCCTCCGTTGAGATTTGGCGCTTCTTTTCGCGGTACGCACTACCCACAAATTGA